One Mailhella massiliensis DNA segment encodes these proteins:
- a CDS encoding sigma-54-dependent Fis family transcriptional regulator has translation MNKTFPPSMVDKNSIKKQWEAFQQGKDVDFSVISRGVYDSWVRSRQYHVDPYHKKREFVPPQQLQELLENNSEFINSASTIMSRLFKSIDMLNGTITLADKNGVVLYSCYQNRHDIAPSHVVGDILSEQVCGTNGIGTCLAEGSSVELVGAEHYSLEEHAWYCSAAPVYDDRANVIGVFNISIPCESHHYYQTSGLVEAVAHAITEQIFLSDLLSEQVAIMDALDEGVVVLNADGVIKSINRKACSLLKLTSAPEGQNFRRIFHTQDNLFSELAQNTPFHHREVTFLNGIRSISCLLSFSPIPGRGSVLTLQENRQIRELASRAIGAKAVYTFDRILGESRAIQQAIRMGKNAAQSDITTLILGDSGTGKELFAQSIHNASARRRGPFIVVNCGAIPRNLVQSELFGYNEGAFTGAVKQGKPGKFELADGGTIFLDEIGEMPLEAQVSLLRLLQNGEVTRVGGKKSTYVNVRVIAATNRNLQDAVAQNIFRKDLYYRLNAFVIHIPNLTEREGDIRLLAEAFLEKFSAGLNKRLTGFDDDVLAALNLYSWPGNVRELENCTERAVAVAEHGRITLADLPSHIAALAMDGFPVRGKLRDSERETIRATLQENQWNIRRTAAVLGVARSTLYLKIKKFNIVRD, from the coding sequence GTGAACAAAACCTTTCCTCCCTCCATGGTTGACAAAAACAGCATAAAAAAGCAGTGGGAAGCCTTTCAGCAGGGAAAGGACGTCGACTTTTCCGTCATCAGCAGGGGCGTGTACGATTCCTGGGTGCGTTCAAGGCAGTACCATGTGGACCCCTATCATAAGAAAAGGGAGTTCGTCCCGCCCCAGCAGCTCCAGGAACTTCTTGAAAACAATAGTGAATTCATCAACAGCGCCTCCACCATCATGAGCCGGCTGTTCAAGTCCATCGACATGCTGAACGGCACCATCACGCTGGCGGACAAGAACGGCGTGGTCCTGTATTCCTGCTATCAGAACCGCCACGACATCGCTCCTTCCCATGTGGTGGGCGACATTCTTTCCGAACAGGTCTGCGGTACCAACGGCATCGGCACCTGCCTTGCCGAAGGCTCCTCCGTGGAGCTTGTGGGAGCGGAACACTACAGTCTGGAGGAACACGCCTGGTACTGTTCCGCCGCGCCGGTGTACGACGACAGGGCCAACGTCATCGGGGTGTTCAACATCTCCATTCCCTGTGAGAGCCACCACTACTATCAGACGAGCGGACTGGTGGAGGCCGTGGCCCACGCCATTACGGAACAGATATTCCTGAGCGATCTTCTCAGCGAGCAGGTGGCCATCATGGACGCGCTGGATGAAGGCGTGGTGGTGCTGAACGCCGACGGCGTCATCAAATCCATCAACAGGAAGGCCTGTTCCCTGCTCAAGCTCACCAGCGCCCCGGAGGGACAGAACTTCCGCCGCATTTTCCATACGCAGGACAATCTGTTCTCGGAACTTGCCCAGAACACGCCCTTCCATCACAGGGAAGTCACCTTTCTCAACGGCATACGAAGCATTTCCTGTCTGCTTTCCTTTTCGCCCATTCCCGGCAGGGGAAGCGTGCTCACCCTTCAGGAGAACCGACAGATACGGGAACTGGCCTCCCGCGCCATAGGCGCGAAGGCCGTGTATACCTTCGACCGTATTCTGGGGGAATCCAGGGCCATACAGCAGGCCATACGCATGGGGAAAAACGCCGCGCAGAGCGACATCACCACGCTCATTCTGGGAGATTCCGGCACGGGCAAGGAACTGTTCGCCCAGTCCATACACAACGCGAGCGCCCGCAGGCGCGGGCCCTTCATCGTGGTCAACTGCGGGGCCATTCCGCGCAACCTCGTGCAGTCGGAACTGTTCGGCTACAACGAAGGCGCCTTTACCGGCGCCGTGAAACAGGGAAAGCCGGGCAAGTTCGAACTGGCGGACGGCGGTACCATCTTTCTGGATGAAATCGGGGAAATGCCGCTGGAGGCGCAGGTCAGCCTGCTGCGCCTGCTGCAGAACGGCGAAGTCACCCGTGTGGGCGGCAAGAAGTCCACCTATGTGAACGTGCGGGTCATCGCCGCCACCAACCGGAACCTTCAGGATGCCGTGGCGCAGAATATTTTCCGCAAGGACCTGTATTACCGGCTCAACGCCTTCGTCATCCACATTCCCAACCTTACGGAACGCGAGGGCGACATTCGCCTTCTGGCGGAAGCCTTTCTGGAAAAATTCTCCGCGGGACTCAACAAGCGCCTCACCGGCTTCGACGACGATGTTCTCGCCGCCCTGAACCTGTACAGCTGGCCCGGCAACGTGCGGGAACTGGAAAACTGCACCGAACGGGCGGTGGCCGTGGCGGAACACGGGCGCATCACGCTGGCGGATCTGCCCTCGCACATCGCCGCCCTCGCCATGGACGGCTTTCCGGTACGCGGCAAGCTGCGCGACAGCGAAAGGGAAACCATACGGGCCACCCTGCAGGAAAACCAGTGGAACATCCGCCGCACGGCGGCCGTGCTGGGCGTGGCGAGAAGCACGCTGTACCTGAAAATAAAAAAGTTCAACATCGTCCGGGACTGA
- a CDS encoding sulfite exporter TauE/SafE family protein codes for MEAFTFLYINVVWLLAGFLNGVTSFGGNLFAVPLMTLVMETKEAIIFSCLVGTSITVSISVLYHHDLPKKEFLLALLASAAGVPFGLAALKLASPQSILIGSGMILLLFLIWQVVAGRLHCAFRVPVWSIIPAGVLAGLLMGATGMGGPMLAMYAVLRGWSKEVTLSMLNTLAALSMIFLIILQWKDGLYTPDMLRTAVWAVPCCVIGVLVSVPLIRRLNPHVFRLLLLGMLVFSMLMLFARGAGF; via the coding sequence GTGGAGGCGTTCACGTTCCTTTATATCAATGTCGTCTGGTTGCTGGCCGGTTTTCTGAACGGGGTGACGTCCTTCGGCGGTAATCTTTTCGCCGTTCCCCTCATGACGCTGGTCATGGAAACCAAGGAGGCGATCATTTTCAGTTGCCTGGTGGGGACGAGCATCACCGTGAGCATTTCCGTGCTCTACCATCACGATCTGCCGAAAAAGGAATTTTTGCTGGCGCTTCTGGCCAGCGCGGCGGGCGTGCCCTTCGGGCTGGCCGCGCTGAAGCTGGCTTCGCCGCAGTCCATACTCATCGGTTCGGGAATGATTCTTCTGCTTTTTCTCATCTGGCAGGTCGTGGCGGGCCGCCTGCACTGCGCCTTCCGCGTTCCCGTGTGGAGCATCATTCCCGCAGGCGTGCTGGCGGGGCTTCTCATGGGGGCCACGGGCATGGGCGGGCCCATGCTCGCCATGTATGCCGTGCTGCGCGGCTGGAGCAAGGAAGTCACGCTGTCCATGCTCAACACCCTTGCCGCGCTTTCCATGATTTTTCTCATCATTCTGCAGTGGAAGGACGGCCTGTACACACCGGACATGCTGCGCACGGCGGTGTGGGCCGTGCCCTGCTGCGTGATCGGCGTACTTGTGAGCGTTCCTCTGATACGGCGGCTCAATCCTCACGTGTTCCGCCTGCTTCTTCTGGGAATGCTGGTGTTTTCCATGCTCATGCTTTTCGCACGGGGGGCGGGATTCTAG
- a CDS encoding alanine/glycine:cation symporter family protein, whose protein sequence is MEEFSRFIKVLDGYVWGPVMMALILGTGLYLTFGLKFLPWTRLGAGFRLMWKGRTKNEGVHGELSPFQALMTALAATVGVGNIAGVATAIFTGGPGALFWMWCTAMVGMATKYAETVLAQKYREVTPGGHVVGGPMYYIKNGLGRKWAWLGTLFALFGGICGFGIGNMTQSHSIADALHASFGVPPAVSAVLLFILIAVVILGGVSRIGSVSGRLVPFMSLIYIACSLIVIIIHIDKVPGVFATIFHDAFTGSAAAGGFAGSTVMLALQMGVARGIFSNEAGLGSAAMAHATATTDDHVAMGYVGMLGPFIDTIIICTMTGLAILCSGLWSAESALSGAPLTAAAFESALPGAGSALVSLCLAMFAFTTILGWCVYSERCWIYLFGDRALKPFRIIFVCVVPVGALMTLDLVWDIADVLNALMAVPNLIGLLLLSPVIFKLSHEYDR, encoded by the coding sequence ATGGAAGAATTCTCCCGTTTTATCAAAGTGCTGGACGGATATGTCTGGGGACCCGTCATGATGGCCCTCATTCTCGGCACGGGTCTCTACCTCACCTTCGGCCTGAAATTCCTTCCTTGGACGCGTCTCGGCGCAGGCTTCCGCCTCATGTGGAAGGGCCGCACCAAGAATGAAGGCGTTCACGGAGAACTTTCCCCCTTCCAGGCGCTGATGACGGCCCTTGCCGCCACCGTGGGCGTGGGGAACATCGCAGGCGTGGCCACGGCCATTTTCACCGGCGGTCCGGGAGCGCTGTTCTGGATGTGGTGCACCGCCATGGTGGGCATGGCCACCAAGTACGCGGAAACCGTGCTCGCCCAGAAATACCGCGAAGTCACCCCCGGCGGCCATGTGGTGGGCGGCCCCATGTACTACATTAAAAACGGTCTGGGCAGAAAATGGGCATGGCTCGGTACGCTCTTCGCCCTTTTCGGCGGCATCTGCGGCTTCGGCATCGGCAACATGACGCAGTCCCATTCCATCGCGGACGCGCTGCACGCCTCCTTCGGCGTTCCGCCCGCCGTTTCGGCGGTACTTCTGTTCATCCTCATCGCCGTGGTCATTCTCGGCGGCGTTTCGCGCATAGGATCGGTATCCGGCAGGCTCGTACCCTTCATGTCCCTCATCTACATCGCCTGCTCGCTCATCGTCATCATCATCCACATCGACAAGGTGCCCGGCGTGTTCGCCACCATTTTCCACGACGCCTTCACCGGCAGCGCCGCAGCGGGCGGCTTTGCGGGGTCCACCGTCATGCTCGCCCTTCAGATGGGCGTGGCCCGCGGCATCTTCTCCAACGAGGCGGGCCTCGGCTCCGCAGCCATGGCCCACGCCACCGCCACCACCGACGACCATGTGGCCATGGGCTATGTGGGGATGCTCGGCCCCTTCATCGACACCATCATCATCTGCACCATGACGGGACTCGCCATTCTCTGTTCCGGCCTCTGGTCGGCGGAAAGCGCTCTTTCCGGCGCCCCCCTCACCGCGGCGGCCTTCGAATCCGCCCTGCCCGGCGCAGGCTCGGCCCTGGTCTCTCTCTGCCTCGCCATGTTCGCCTTCACCACCATCCTCGGCTGGTGCGTGTATTCCGAACGCTGCTGGATCTACCTTTTCGGCGACAGGGCGCTCAAGCCCTTCCGCATCATCTTCGTATGCGTGGTCCCCGTGGGCGCGCTCATGACGCTCGATCTCGTATGGGACATTGCCGACGTGCTCAATGCGCTCATGGCCGTGCCCAACCTCATCGGCCTTCTGCTGCTCAGTCCCGTCATCTTCAAACTTTCTCACGAATACGACAGGTAG
- a CDS encoding epoxyqueuosine reductase QueH has protein sequence MPRILLHVCCGPCSLMPIVHLRDEGFEPAAFFFNPNIHPAEEWKKRRDAMREVSEKLNVPLLEEGEAANPGLWVRGLHGVTEEGKRCALCYRPRMERTAALAAEKGFDAFTTSLLYSRYQHHESIVAEAERAAALAGAAFLYRDFRPWWWDGINLSRELGIYRQKWCGCILSMKEALRQKKEAEARRAAQKAENAARLAREAEERRKRKEAFAEKKAKKRARRAQDVQA, from the coding sequence ATGCCCCGTATTCTGCTTCATGTCTGCTGCGGCCCGTGCTCGCTCATGCCCATCGTGCACCTGCGCGACGAGGGCTTCGAGCCTGCGGCCTTTTTCTTCAATCCCAACATCCACCCTGCGGAGGAATGGAAAAAACGACGCGACGCCATGCGCGAAGTATCGGAAAAGCTCAACGTCCCGCTGCTGGAGGAGGGGGAGGCCGCAAACCCGGGACTCTGGGTGCGCGGCCTTCACGGCGTCACGGAGGAAGGAAAACGCTGCGCGCTCTGCTACCGGCCGCGCATGGAGCGCACCGCCGCCCTTGCCGCGGAAAAAGGCTTCGACGCTTTTACCACCAGCCTGCTCTATTCCCGCTATCAGCACCATGAAAGCATCGTTGCCGAGGCCGAAAGGGCGGCCGCTCTTGCCGGAGCAGCCTTTCTGTACCGCGATTTCCGCCCCTGGTGGTGGGACGGCATCAATCTTTCCAGGGAACTCGGCATCTACCGGCAGAAATGGTGCGGCTGCATTCTGAGCATGAAGGAAGCCCTCCGGCAGAAAAAGGAAGCCGAAGCCCGCAGGGCCGCGCAAAAGGCGGAAAACGCCGCGCGCCTCGCCAGAGAAGCGGAGGAACGCAGAAAAAGAAAGGAAGCCTTCGCGGAAAAGAAGGCGAAAAAACGCGCCCGGCGCGCACAGGACGTTCAGGCATGA
- a CDS encoding ACT domain-containing protein has translation MTVEQISVFVENRSGQLGDVTRVLEEADVNIRALSLSDTTDFGVLRLMADDTRKAREALVKAGFTVGSTPVVAVDVADRPGGLGRVLGVLSGQGINVEYLYAYTQQESTRATIIFRFDRTDEAVKTLLEHGIRVLGPEDIGG, from the coding sequence ATGACCGTTGAACAGATTTCCGTGTTCGTGGAGAACAGGTCGGGGCAGCTCGGCGACGTGACCCGCGTCCTTGAGGAAGCCGACGTCAACATCCGTGCGCTGTCCCTTTCGGACACCACGGACTTCGGGGTATTGCGCCTTATGGCCGACGATACGCGCAAGGCGCGCGAGGCCCTCGTCAAGGCCGGTTTCACCGTGGGCTCCACTCCCGTGGTGGCCGTGGACGTGGCCGACAGGCCCGGCGGGCTGGGACGGGTGCTCGGGGTCCTTTCCGGGCAGGGCATCAATGTGGAATATCTCTATGCCTACACGCAGCAGGAATCCACAAGGGCCACCATCATTTTCCGTTTCGACCGTACGGATGAGGCGGTAAAGACGCTTCTTGAGCACGGTATCCGCGTACTCGGCCCGGAAGATATAGGCGGGTAG
- a CDS encoding twin-arginine translocase TatA/TatE family subunit: MFGIGMQELLVILVLVLVIFGAKRLPEIGSGLGRAIRNFRQASSEPDEIDITPKDKIKSDEDKKA, translated from the coding sequence ATGTTTGGTATAGGAATGCAGGAACTTCTCGTCATCCTCGTGCTCGTGCTGGTGATATTCGGCGCGAAACGTCTGCCGGAAATCGGCTCCGGTCTCGGCCGCGCCATCCGCAATTTCCGTCAGGCATCGTCCGAGCCTGATGAAATAGACATCACCCCCAAGGACAAGATCAAGAGCGACGAAGACAAGAAGGCGTAA
- a CDS encoding HAD family hydrolase, with protein sequence MSHLCATDLAGRISEQCGGLPLGIIFDCDGVVIDSREANIAYYNYLRDYLGLPRLTKEQEDFVQAATVHQAMDAMFPRPLQPLLRDAARRISYVRDIMPRITCYPGLHDVLDFCRERGVRLAMNTNRTDGMDMLLDNCRLHGYFDPIVLASHVARPKPAPDGALLIMKTWNIPAARLLFIGDSTSDKGAAEGAGIPFLSFQTEGLSPVSTKDFPTLLQALKSLPL encoded by the coding sequence ATGTCCCATCTCTGCGCCACCGACCTTGCGGGCCGGATCTCCGAACAATGCGGCGGTCTGCCCCTCGGCATCATTTTCGACTGCGACGGCGTCGTCATCGACTCGCGCGAAGCCAACATCGCCTACTACAACTACCTGCGCGACTACCTCGGCCTGCCCAGACTCACGAAAGAGCAGGAGGACTTCGTTCAGGCCGCCACCGTGCATCAGGCCATGGACGCCATGTTTCCGAGGCCGCTCCAGCCGCTTCTGCGCGACGCGGCAAGGCGCATTTCCTATGTACGCGACATCATGCCCCGCATCACCTGCTATCCGGGGCTGCACGACGTGCTCGACTTCTGCCGGGAAAGGGGCGTCCGGCTCGCCATGAACACCAACCGCACCGACGGCATGGACATGCTTCTGGACAACTGCCGCCTGCACGGCTACTTCGACCCCATCGTTCTGGCAAGTCACGTCGCCCGCCCCAAACCCGCTCCCGACGGGGCGCTGCTCATCATGAAGACATGGAACATTCCGGCCGCCCGACTGCTCTTCATCGGCGACAGCACCTCCGACAAGGGCGCTGCGGAAGGGGCCGGCATTCCCTTCCTCTCCTTCCAGACCGAGGGGCTTTCCCCCGTCTCGACGAAGGATTTCCCCACGCTTCTCCAGGCGCTGAAAAGCCTTCCCCTGTAA
- the dksA gene encoding RNA polymerase-binding protein DksA: protein MTPEDLEYFRNLLNQMLVEAQRNGDSTLEEMTDSHSSYADPSDRATAESDRSFTLRIRDRERKLITKIQDALKRMDDGEYGICEECGEDISLARLKARPVTTLCVSCKARQEEGEKIQGS from the coding sequence TTGACCCCTGAAGATCTGGAATATTTCCGCAACCTTCTCAACCAGATGCTCGTTGAGGCCCAGCGCAACGGCGATTCCACTCTGGAAGAAATGACGGACAGCCATTCATCGTATGCGGACCCTTCCGACCGTGCCACCGCCGAGTCGGACCGTTCCTTCACGCTGCGCATACGCGACCGCGAACGCAAGCTCATCACCAAGATACAGGATGCGCTCAAGCGCATGGACGACGGTGAATACGGCATCTGCGAAGAGTGCGGCGAGGATATCAGCCTCGCACGACTCAAGGCGCGTCCCGTCACCACGCTCTGTGTTTCCTGCAAGGCCCGTCAGGAAGAAGGCGAAAAGATACAGGGCAGTTGA
- a CDS encoding NFACT RNA binding domain-containing protein, with product MDAHLFRRFCEALIPRIMGARMEKIHAPGPHVTVFTLYGGDGREGKRHLVLKADRKAPLLFVAAHRVPVNAEPPAFVMRLRKYLSGRRIIHAVCAWPERRLFLGLAGEPEVWLLLDLREGPSLLFEAPSLPEDISWPDADVLALPPERWKEYPVLTPALRRSLAGLDPLDAGALLMDLEAGGGDVFLYEGEGGRCEASAWPLSQKQLASMGGTWKEHVLEDPLEALARAGETLVYEQLARQARENAARPFAAEVTRLKKLLDKLDGEEKRLLAMREKQQDALLLQSQLYRFSPEEKAESVILDGPEGPVSLRLDKRLTVRENMAELFHQAGRGRRGLEHLERRRAEVREQKERAESAMLRTLASVTGAGAAPSRAKTGTEKKPSALPGDLPRQVQAFRSSDGFLILRGRDTRGNALALKLAAPHDYWLHTADGPSAHVIIRRDHAGQEVPERTLHEAGVLAALKSWQKDQENADIQYSLAKYIHPMKKAAPGMVRIDRSEGAFRVRLDAGLEARLEKN from the coding sequence ATGGATGCCCACCTTTTCCGCCGTTTCTGCGAGGCGCTCATTCCCCGCATCATGGGTGCGCGCATGGAAAAAATCCATGCGCCCGGTCCCCATGTCACGGTATTCACCCTGTACGGAGGCGACGGACGCGAAGGGAAACGTCACCTTGTTCTGAAGGCCGACCGCAAAGCCCCCCTTCTGTTCGTCGCCGCACACCGCGTTCCCGTCAACGCCGAGCCTCCGGCCTTCGTCATGCGCCTGCGCAAGTATCTTTCCGGCAGGCGCATCATTCACGCCGTCTGCGCATGGCCCGAACGCAGGCTCTTTCTCGGCCTTGCCGGAGAACCCGAAGTCTGGCTTCTGCTCGACCTGCGCGAAGGTCCCTCCCTGCTTTTCGAAGCCCCCTCCCTCCCCGAAGACATCTCCTGGCCCGACGCGGACGTTCTCGCCCTTCCTCCCGAACGGTGGAAGGAATACCCCGTGCTTACTCCCGCCCTGCGCCGCAGCCTCGCCGGGCTCGACCCGCTGGACGCGGGCGCTCTGCTCATGGATCTTGAAGCGGGCGGAGGCGACGTTTTTCTCTATGAAGGCGAGGGCGGGCGCTGCGAAGCCTCGGCCTGGCCGCTTTCTCAAAAGCAGCTTGCCTCCATGGGCGGAACATGGAAGGAACATGTGCTGGAAGACCCGCTGGAGGCGCTGGCCCGCGCGGGAGAAACGCTGGTCTATGAACAGCTTGCCCGGCAGGCCAGAGAAAACGCGGCGCGGCCCTTCGCCGCCGAAGTGACACGCCTCAAAAAGCTTCTCGACAAGCTGGACGGGGAGGAAAAGCGCCTTCTCGCCATGCGTGAAAAGCAGCAGGACGCCCTTCTGCTGCAAAGCCAGCTCTACCGCTTTTCCCCGGAAGAAAAGGCCGAATCCGTCATTCTGGACGGCCCGGAAGGCCCCGTATCGCTCCGGCTCGACAAAAGGCTCACCGTGCGTGAGAACATGGCCGAGCTCTTTCATCAGGCCGGGCGCGGACGCCGCGGGCTGGAACATCTGGAAAGGCGACGGGCCGAAGTACGGGAACAGAAGGAACGGGCCGAATCCGCCATGCTCCGCACCCTCGCTTCCGTCACCGGCGCAGGAGCCGCGCCCTCCCGCGCCAAAACGGGTACGGAGAAAAAGCCCTCCGCCCTGCCCGGAGATCTGCCCAGGCAGGTGCAGGCCTTCCGCAGCAGCGACGGTTTTCTCATTCTCCGGGGAAGAGACACCAGGGGCAACGCCCTTGCGCTCAAGCTCGCCGCTCCCCACGACTACTGGCTGCATACGGCCGACGGCCCGAGCGCCCACGTCATCATCCGCCGCGACCATGCGGGACAGGAGGTGCCGGAAAGAACGCTCCATGAAGCGGGCGTGCTCGCGGCGCTCAAAAGCTGGCAGAAAGACCAGGAAAACGCCGACATCCAGTATTCCCTGGCCAAATATATCCATCCCATGAAAAAGGCCGCTCCCGGCATGGTGCGCATCGACCGCAGCGAGGGTGCGTTCCGCGTCCGGCTGGACGCCGGACTCGAGGCGCGGCTGGAAAAGAACTGA
- a CDS encoding AI-2E family transporter, whose protein sequence is MHDNMQSFEARAFLLLLAASSVLFGWLLLPFFDVLFWSVVIAVLFSPVHVRLRDRYGMKPNLASLLTVLLCLFIIILPLAWLLYSCVAEGVALYDRLSSGTASLVDAVDRLKEHFPEAQAWLAQYGYTPEQIKAALSRTALSMGSLIARNTMALGGSAAQLLTNLALVLYISFFLVRDGGRIRELLIRALPFGDHREERLFSKFAGVMRATVKGSLLVAMAQGALGGLMFWILDIRAAVLWGVVMTILSLIPVVGSALIWLPTALYLIAVGHYWEGGLLIAYGACVIGLADNLLRPLLVGRDTKLPDFLVLLSTLGGFMLFGMDGFVTGPTLAVLFVTVWQIFMEECESGMYGTCLDSVRRPSLETTETGKNTAPKKGD, encoded by the coding sequence ATGCACGACAACATGCAGAGCTTTGAAGCCCGCGCCTTTCTTCTTCTCCTTGCGGCATCCTCCGTGCTTTTCGGATGGCTTCTTCTGCCGTTCTTCGACGTGCTGTTCTGGTCCGTGGTCATCGCGGTGCTCTTTTCGCCGGTTCATGTACGCCTGCGCGACAGATACGGCATGAAGCCGAACCTCGCATCGCTGCTCACCGTGCTGCTGTGCCTTTTCATCATCATTCTGCCGCTCGCCTGGCTGCTCTATTCCTGCGTGGCGGAAGGCGTCGCCCTGTACGACAGGCTCTCCTCGGGAACGGCCTCTCTGGTGGACGCGGTGGACCGCCTGAAGGAACATTTCCCCGAGGCTCAGGCATGGCTTGCACAGTACGGCTATACGCCGGAGCAGATCAAGGCCGCGTTGAGCAGGACGGCCCTTTCCATGGGCAGCCTCATCGCCAGAAACACCATGGCCCTCGGCGGCAGCGCGGCGCAGCTTCTCACCAACCTCGCGCTGGTGCTGTACATCTCCTTCTTCCTTGTGCGGGACGGCGGACGCATACGCGAGCTGCTCATACGCGCCCTGCCCTTCGGCGATCACCGGGAAGAGCGGCTGTTCTCCAAGTTCGCCGGCGTCATGCGCGCCACGGTGAAGGGGAGCCTGCTCGTGGCCATGGCTCAGGGCGCGCTCGGCGGGCTCATGTTCTGGATTCTCGACATACGCGCCGCCGTGCTGTGGGGCGTGGTGATGACCATACTTTCCCTCATCCCGGTGGTGGGGTCCGCGCTCATCTGGCTGCCCACGGCCCTGTATCTCATCGCCGTAGGCCACTACTGGGAAGGCGGACTGCTCATCGCCTACGGCGCATGTGTCATCGGACTCGCGGACAATCTTCTCCGGCCTCTTCTTGTAGGGCGCGACACCAAACTGCCCGACTTTCTCGTGCTGCTTTCCACCCTGGGCGGCTTCATGCTCTTCGGCATGGACGGCTTCGTCACCGGCCCCACCCTTGCCGTGCTCTTCGTCACCGTGTGGCAGATATTCATGGAAGAGTGCGAAAGCGGCATGTACGGAACATGCCTCGACTCCGTGCGCCGGCCCTCCCTGGAAACGACAGAGACCGGAAAAAACACGGCGCCGAAGAAGGGCGACTGA
- a CDS encoding CinA family protein, giving the protein MFEENDVLVLSLAQALKRRGLVCASAESCTGGLVGAMLTAVPGSSDWYLGGVISYANSVKQGLLQVREEDLASVGAVSEAVVRSMALGVCAAVGADAAMSISGVAGPGGGSAEKPVGTVWIGWALKGESRARLFHFSGSRDEVRVQAARAAVSGLAAWLEEA; this is encoded by the coding sequence ATGTTTGAGGAAAACGACGTTCTGGTTCTGTCGCTGGCGCAGGCGCTGAAAAGGCGCGGCCTTGTCTGCGCGAGCGCGGAATCCTGTACCGGTGGTCTGGTGGGAGCCATGCTCACGGCCGTGCCCGGTTCGTCCGACTGGTATCTGGGCGGCGTCATCTCCTACGCCAACAGCGTGAAGCAGGGCCTTCTGCAGGTAAGGGAAGAGGATCTCGCTTCGGTGGGCGCGGTAAGTGAAGCCGTGGTGCGTTCCATGGCTCTCGGCGTATGTGCGGCCGTGGGCGCGGATGCGGCCATGAGCATCAGCGGCGTGGCCGGGCCGGGGGGCGGCAGCGCGGAAAAGCCCGTAGGTACGGTATGGATAGGCTGGGCCCTCAAGGGTGAAAGCCGCGCACGGCTTTTCCATTTTTCCGGCAGCCGCGACGAGGTGCGCGTGCAGGCTGCAAGGGCGGCCGTGAGCGGCCTTGCGGCATGGCTGGAGGAAGCCTGA